A window of Haliscomenobacter hydrossis DSM 1100 contains these coding sequences:
- a CDS encoding serine hydrolase, with product MKNTFFLFVISLFCQTLFAQNLNSQIQEFDTYAAKAMAAWQMPGMAVAIVKDGKVIFKKGYGVRELGATNAVNTQTQFSCASTTKAMTAVCMAILVDEGKVNWDDHVVKYLPEFQLYDPHVTRELRIRDLFTHNSGVGNADFLWSIMNVSSEEVLRKMQQVEPSYSLRSSFIYQNIFYLAAGKVIEKISGQKWEYFIQARIFKPLGMTNTYPTLQSTPTANLSKPHYRVNGVIKVIAATSADQIGPAGSVHSCIDDMSKWMTCMLDSSKYAGGRLLEPHTWAELFRPQVLVPASEFYPTMQLIKPNWTSYALGWFQHDYKGKKINYHTGSLAGEIAMHAQLPEAKLGIYVFGNFDHAEVRHALVYKTFDLFALGGTRDWNAEFLTLYQGILAQNDKAEAEFKAKQIPYTQPTKRLTEYVGKYTHPLYGEAVVVLDDNKLVVTLNQFISAKLGHWHYDTFRGPYVQDWYGQAMGTFSLNMEGKVEKLTYEGMEFVRFN from the coding sequence ATGAAAAACACCTTCTTTCTCTTTGTTATCAGCCTTTTTTGTCAAACCCTTTTCGCCCAAAATCTCAATTCCCAAATCCAGGAATTTGACACCTACGCAGCCAAAGCTATGGCCGCCTGGCAAATGCCGGGCATGGCCGTAGCCATCGTCAAAGACGGCAAAGTTATCTTCAAAAAAGGCTACGGCGTGCGGGAATTGGGTGCGACCAATGCCGTCAACACCCAAACCCAATTCTCCTGCGCCTCCACCACCAAAGCCATGACCGCCGTATGTATGGCCATCCTCGTAGACGAAGGTAAGGTCAATTGGGACGACCATGTAGTGAAATACTTACCAGAATTCCAGTTGTACGATCCCCATGTCACGCGGGAACTCCGCATCCGCGACCTTTTCACGCACAACAGCGGTGTGGGCAATGCCGATTTTTTGTGGAGCATCATGAATGTGTCCAGTGAAGAGGTTTTGCGCAAAATGCAGCAGGTCGAACCCAGTTATTCGTTGCGCTCCAGCTTCATTTACCAAAACATCTTTTACCTCGCAGCGGGGAAAGTGATTGAAAAAATCAGTGGCCAAAAATGGGAATATTTTATCCAGGCCCGGATTTTTAAACCACTGGGAATGACCAATACTTACCCCACCCTGCAGAGCACGCCCACGGCCAATCTGTCCAAACCACACTACCGCGTTAATGGGGTCATCAAAGTCATCGCAGCGACCAGTGCCGACCAGATTGGCCCGGCGGGAAGTGTACATTCCTGCATCGACGACATGAGCAAGTGGATGACCTGCATGCTCGACAGCAGCAAGTACGCTGGGGGCCGATTGTTGGAACCTCATACCTGGGCCGAATTGTTTCGTCCGCAAGTTTTGGTGCCAGCTAGTGAATTTTATCCCACCATGCAATTGATCAAACCCAATTGGACATCGTATGCCCTCGGCTGGTTTCAGCACGATTACAAAGGCAAAAAGATCAATTACCACACGGGGAGTTTGGCCGGAGAAATTGCCATGCATGCGCAATTGCCAGAAGCCAAACTGGGCATCTATGTCTTTGGCAATTTTGACCACGCTGAGGTACGGCATGCCCTGGTGTACAAAACCTTCGACTTGTTTGCGCTGGGTGGTACCCGCGACTGGAATGCCGAGTTTTTGACGCTTTATCAAGGGATTCTTGCGCAAAATGACAAAGCTGAGGCAGAATTCAAGGCCAAGCAAATTCCCTACACCCAACCTACTAAACGCCTGACTGAATACGTTGGAAAATATACCCATCCGCTCTACGGCGAAGCGGTGGTTGTGCTGGATGACAACAAACTGGTGGTCACCCTAAATCAATTCATCAGCGCAAAATTGGGGCACTGGCATTATGATACCTTCCGAGGGCCTTATGTCCAGGATTGGTACGGCCAAGCTATGGGTACTTTTAGCTTAAATATGGAGGGTAAAGTGGAGAAATTGACTTATGAGGGGATGGAGTTTGTCCGATTTAATTAA
- a CDS encoding glycoside hydrolase family 18 protein, with translation MIAYYAGNGKDLDKYKWEQVTHVIYSFCHLRGQRLAVDNANDSICIRNLVALKKKYKLKVMLSLGGWGGCQPCSDVFAKAEGRREFAQSVKDLMREYGADGIDLDWEYPGIAGYPEHPFMPEDKGNFTLLVQELRQTLGKKAVLSFAAGGFASFFDQSIEWAKVMPLVNYVNLMSYDLVSGYSTVTGHHTPLYSNPKQEASADHGIKYLLKLGVPAEKIIIGAAFYARSWEGVENVNRGLYQSGKFKSFVPYHRQSSIFTAEEGFVFYRDSISQAPYAYSPKRKEFATFDDYGSVKLKTKYAIQQKLGGIMFWQLTDDKAGTGLLQAIWEATK, from the coding sequence GTGATCGCCTATTACGCGGGCAATGGCAAGGACTTGGACAAATACAAATGGGAGCAAGTCACCCATGTAATCTACAGCTTTTGCCATTTGCGCGGACAACGGCTGGCGGTGGACAATGCCAATGACAGCATCTGCATTCGAAATTTGGTGGCTTTGAAAAAAAAGTACAAGCTCAAAGTGATGCTTTCGCTGGGCGGTTGGGGCGGTTGCCAACCTTGTTCGGATGTTTTTGCCAAAGCCGAAGGGCGCAGGGAATTTGCCCAATCCGTGAAAGATCTGATGCGGGAATACGGCGCCGATGGCATCGATCTGGATTGGGAATACCCCGGCATTGCGGGTTATCCTGAGCATCCTTTTATGCCTGAAGACAAAGGCAATTTCACTTTGCTGGTACAGGAATTGCGCCAAACCCTGGGTAAAAAAGCCGTTTTGAGTTTTGCCGCAGGCGGTTTTGCCAGTTTTTTTGACCAATCCATCGAATGGGCCAAAGTGATGCCGCTGGTCAACTACGTCAACCTGATGAGCTACGATTTGGTGAGCGGGTACAGCACCGTAACCGGGCACCACACCCCTCTCTATTCCAATCCCAAACAGGAAGCTTCTGCTGATCATGGCATCAAATACCTGCTCAAATTGGGCGTTCCCGCTGAAAAAATCATCATTGGTGCCGCCTTTTATGCCCGGAGTTGGGAGGGGGTCGAAAATGTCAATCGGGGCTTGTACCAGTCGGGCAAGTTCAAGTCTTTTGTGCCTTACCACCGCCAATCAAGCATATTTACGGCTGAGGAAGGCTTTGTGTTTTACCGCGACTCTATCTCCCAGGCTCCTTATGCCTACAGTCCCAAGCGCAAAGAGTTTGCCACTTTTGACGATTACGGCTCCGTAAAGCTCAAAACCAAATACGCCATCCAACAAAAGTTAGGAGGGATCATGTTTTGGCAATTGACGGATGATAAAGCGGGAACGGGTTTGTTGCAGGCGATATGGGAGGCGACGAAGTAG